A window of Synechococcus sp. WH 8109 genomic DNA:
CTTCAGTTCAGCCAGCAAGCGTTGGGCTTTGCCGAAGGCGTAGCAGAACAGCAGGGATGGCCTGCTGCGATCACGGCTCCACCAGGCATGGATCTCCTTGGCCACCTGCTCACCGCTTTGCCAGCGATAGATCGGCATCCCGAAGGTGGCTTCGGTGATCAACACATCGCAGCGCACCGGTTCAAAGGGTTCGCAACTGGGATCGTCATCCCGTTTGTAATCCCCACTGACCACCCATACCTCACCCTCCGATTCCAGGCGGATCTGCGCTGAACCGAGCACGTGCCCGGCGCTGTGAAACGACACCTTGCACTGCCCCAGCCAGTGTTCTTCGCCGTAGGCAACCGGGTGAAGCGTGATGTCCTGGCCAAGCCTCTGGCGCAGAACTCCTTCACTGGAGGCCACAGCCCAGTACTCCCCGCATCCGGTTCGGGCGTGGTCAGCATGGGCGTGGGTGATCAGGGCACGGGGAACCGGACGCCACGGATCGACCCAGGCCTTTGCGGCACGGCAATACAACCCCTCCGGTGTGCGTTCGATCAAGCTCCGCCACCGATCGCTGCAGACAGTCTGAAAGACCCATACCTGGAGCGCGCTCGTCCCGCTTGCCTTGAAGCTGCTCGCTGCCGCTCTCTTTGTTTCAGCCCTGGCTGTGCCCAGTTCCGCTTTTGCTCAGAAAAAGATTCCCAAGGCCAAAGGCCACAACCAATGCCCCCTGGGTTACGTGAACACTCTGGGCACCACCTGTGTGTCTCCGATCTATTACGAGATGAAGCCCACCCATGGTGAAGCCTGCCCCTCCGGCTGGATGAATGTTGGCGCTGGCTATTGCCGTAAGAAGTGATCAATTCAGTGGCTCAGGCCTCAGGCCACTCCAGCGCTCCAGGGTGTTGATCGATTGAACACCCTGGAGCCGCGTTGATCCGGGCCGTGTCCAGGTGGGGATGGACCGAATGTTTTCATCCCTGCACTGCCTGAGCTGGTCTGGGTACTTATTGGGCAGACCGCATTCCACGTAGTTCAGGTTGCCTCCGGCCTGTTTGCCGAAGAGCTTCATCTGTTCTTTGCAGGCTGGGCACCAATGGGCTCCAAAAAAACTGGCGCCCACTGTGTTGAGTTGCTCGGCCAACTTGATGGTTTGTGCTGTGGACTCCGTTGCGGGTTCAGGAATCGGTTGGTTCCAAGGTTGTGCGGTCACTCTCACGCTTGAAGCTGATGCCATAACGGCCAAAACGGTCAGGACGGCGATGCCTCTTACACGGCTCACAGGATGCTTCTCGAAACGGTCTCTTCGGTTCTGAAAATCTATTCCGGTCCAATCGTCTGAACGTTGCAGGCTGCATCAACCTCTTGGGCAAGTTGCTTGAGATCGCCCTCGATGAAACCGAATCCAGTACGTCCTCCGCCTGATCGCCCCTTTAATCGTTTTCCTGTGGCGAAGCTGTAAGTCGCCATGAGCTGATCCACATTTTTGGTTCCTTGGTCCCATTGCTCACACAGGAAAGCCTTCCTCTCTTGATCGCTCATGGTTGAGCAGGCTGCGAGGACGAAGATCATGCCCACTACAAGGCTTCTGATGCTTGCCCGATCAGGTGTCACCGGCTCATCTTGAGCATGCGCTGCATGGGTTTTATGGCTTTCAAACGCATCGATTCATCCATCTCGATCGCAGGCGTGAGGGTCTCCAGGCATGCCTTCAGTTTTTCCAGTGTGTTGAGCCGCATGTAGGGGCAGGCATTGCAGCTACATCCATCGATTCCTGGCACGTCGAGCAGGGTTTTCTCAGGAACCCGTTGCTGCATCTGATGAAGAATCCCTGGTTCCGTCAGAACGATGAAGCTGTTACAGGAGCTTTGTTCGGCGTAATTCAACAGCTTGCTGGTGGATCCAATGAAATCCGCCAGGTCCAGCAGATTCTGCTGGCATTCGGGGTGGGCGATCACTTCAGCCTTGGGATGTTCGTGCTTGAGGGCCAGCAGGGCTTCTTCGCTGAAGGTCTCGTGAACGATGCAGCGTCCCGGCCAGAGGGTCAGCTCGCGACCGCTCTGTTGCTGAACCCAGCGCCCCAGGTTCTGATCGGGGGCGAACAGAACGGGCTGATCGGCAGGCAGTTGGTTCACCAGATCAACGGCATTGCTACTGGTGCAGATCAGATCGCTTTGCGCCTTCACTGCGGCTGTGCAGTTGATGTAGCTCACCACGAAGTGGTCGGGGTGTTCTGCACGAAAGCGGGCAAACTCATCGGCGGGGCAGTCGTCCGCCAGGGAGCATCCGGCCTCTAGATCTGGCAGCACCACCGTCTTTTCCGGGCTGAGAATCTTGGCGGTCTCCGCCATGAAGTGCACGCCGCAGAACACGATCACGTCTGCATCGGTGCTGGCGGCCTTGCGCGACAGCTCTAGGGAGTCACCAACGAAATCGGCGATGTCCTGAATCTCCGGTTCTTGGTAGTAGTGCGCCAGGATTACGGCATTGCGGTCCTGGCGAAGCCGGTTGATCGCCGCAACAAGGGCGGTGTCAGCGCTCATCAGGACCGATTCGGGGCAGGATGGCCATAGCCTAGGCATTCGCTCTGAAGCACCTGCGACTTGCCATTGCCGGTGATCTGCACGGCGCCTGGGGCGACGCGGATGAGCAGCTGCTGCAGCAGCTCAAGCCCGACGCTGTTCTCTTCGTTGGTGATCTTGCTGATGGGGATCTGCGTCTGACGCGCCGGATCACGCGGCTTCCCTTCCCCGTGGCCGTGATCCTGGGGAACCACGACCGCGGGCGAGATCGCAGTGGCGGCATCCTCGAGCAACAACTCGCTGTGCTCGGCGATTTCCATTGCGCCTGGCGCTCAATCCAATGGCCGGAGCTCCCGTTGACGGTTGTGGGTGCGCGTCCCTGCAGTGCTGGTGGAGGTTTTCATCTGTCGAAAGCGGTAGAGGCGGTGTACGGCCCGGCGTCGCTTGAGGCTTCAGCCGAGCGGATTGTGCAGGCCGCTGCTGATGTACCCGCTGATCAGCCCTTGATCGTCATGGCCCACTGCGGTCCCTCAGGGTTGGGATCCGAGGCCGCCAGTCCCTGCGGACGCGACTGGAAGACACCGGCGGTGGACTGGGGGGATCAGGATCTGGCACTTGCCCTGGACCGCATGGCTAAAGACC
This region includes:
- a CDS encoding ligase-associated DNA damage response exonuclease, giving the protein MIERTPEGLYCRAAKAWVDPWRPVPRALITHAHADHARTGCGEYWAVASSEGVLRQRLGQDITLHPVAYGEEHWLGQCKVSFHSAGHVLGSAQIRLESEGEVWVVSGDYKRDDDPSCEPFEPVRCDVLITEATFGMPIYRWQSGEQVAKEIHAWWSRDRSRPSLLFCYAFGKAQRLLAELKAIGVEEEVLLHGAVETVTRHYRDAGVPMTPSRPVSELPRKDPLEGRLILAPPSAHRSSWMRRFKSPQTAFASGWMAVRGARRRRGYERGFVLSDHADWPGLIQTVRDSGARKVYVTHGQSDVLARYLREVEGVDAEPLETLFEGESD
- the nadA gene encoding quinolinate synthase NadA; amino-acid sequence: MSADTALVAAINRLRQDRNAVILAHYYQEPEIQDIADFVGDSLELSRKAASTDADVIVFCGVHFMAETAKILSPEKTVVLPDLEAGCSLADDCPADEFARFRAEHPDHFVVSYINCTAAVKAQSDLICTSSNAVDLVNQLPADQPVLFAPDQNLGRWVQQQSGRELTLWPGRCIVHETFSEEALLALKHEHPKAEVIAHPECQQNLLDLADFIGSTSKLLNYAEQSSCNSFIVLTEPGILHQMQQRVPEKTLLDVPGIDGCSCNACPYMRLNTLEKLKACLETLTPAIEMDESMRLKAIKPMQRMLKMSR
- a CDS encoding TIGR04168 family protein codes for the protein MRLAIAGDLHGAWGDADEQLLQQLKPDAVLFVGDLADGDLRLTRRITRLPFPVAVILGNHDRGRDRSGGILEQQLAVLGDFHCAWRSIQWPELPLTVVGARPCSAGGGFHLSKAVEAVYGPASLEASAERIVQAAADVPADQPLIVMAHCGPSGLGSEAASPCGRDWKTPAVDWGDQDLALALDRMAKDRPADLVIFGHMHHALKRGSGFRQTLLRHRHGTALINAACVPRSGVDGQGRTLLHLSWAEFQGASLIQLAHRWYTPDAELIHQEQLPIDAPLPC